In the Populus trichocarpa isolate Nisqually-1 chromosome 8, P.trichocarpa_v4.1, whole genome shotgun sequence genome, ATTATtcttaacaaatatatatacgTTACATTGATACTGGCAGTTATGTCAAGTTAAATATTGTAAAACCTCAAGTCGACTTGTTTGGCCGCTTATATGAATGTGCTCGGAATTATCACCGGAAGTAATGTAAACAGTAATGCTAGAACAGAAGAAAATTACGGGCGGAGACGTTGACGGTCCTCGTGAATTTTAGATCTTGATTCCCTCATACAGGGAgtgaaaaactttaaaaatcagaAGGAAACAACTTTTATGCATGTCATCTAAACGAAGTACGTACAATCTGGGAAGAACCTCGCTATGCCAATATTCTTTTGCTGCAAAGAAGAAACAGCAGATGGTGTGTGGTGGGGTCTTCCATCTACTATTTACACCATAGCCAAACGTAAAAACGAAGCTTGGATGGGTTGATATTTCGAAACAGGAAATATTTCCGAAGACCTACTGGTGAACTTGGGAATCAAACTGTCCTCTGGTCAATGAACATTCCACGCGCAAGGTAATTCTCGGGGCTCTTCATTGCGGGATCATCATGGTATATATACAGGTTCAGTggcaaaaaaaattcactacTAGTGTAAAATCTTCACTCCAGGTAAGTCAGCAAAAGAGTAAATAAAAGGCATGAAACGAGGAGCTTTGGGATTATATTGTTGAGAAATTGAAATAGTGACAATCgtttagtggtttttttttttctatttctatttttggaTGGGCTACTTCGCTTGAGAAGTTCATtgccagttttttttctttcttttttttccgatgatgtatgaaaatataataataattattttttaaaatattttttattaaataatatattaaaataatatttattttttatttttaacatcacgTTAATTTAGAACACAATCCTcttcatcattttcatcatGACAAGTTTTGTTTTCTCATTGCATACAATTTCGTAATATTGAGAGTACATTATAAACATTATTAATACTATTCCCTTATAATATATATTGCATCTAagcatttaaaaagaataaactgAGTTTTGAAGGCCTAGTTGTGACTATTAACTGGTATTTGTGCAGTAAAATAAACGCAAGGGTCAGTCGCCACCTTTATATTTATaagtgaataatataaattatattttgaaatttttgtttaacagattaaattattaaggtgaaatgttttttaatatgatatgaGAGTCTTGTAAACTAAAAAGTCATtgatttaaatcttattatcttattttatttgataaaaaatatgttaattttattatatttgataaaaataatgttagagaataataaaatttatattttaaataattaattggagCCATCCTAATTAGAATGAAGAATATCATGAACTGTTTAACTTCAGGGcctataaaattagttaaaatacatACTGATCCGGAtacttatattaattaaaaaaaattctgaagcACTGTTTTGTAATCCAATATATAACGCACGAGCCTTTCATAAATGAACAAAACAGGAAGGAGTGAATTCTTTTCTAGTCCCTGgtgtttgaattaaattataataagctACTTCATTTTCTAAAACTTATAATTCAATCCTATTACTCACATGTTAATATCAAcagattaattattaattaagaagcTGCATCAGTTGTCAAGTAGAACAGATGAAATCTGATTGATTTCCTCGAAATCATCATTCACTAGTCACTTCCATTCGCACCATTTTAAGCAAATCCCAGTACATCATTCCTTTCATTTCACTGAACATCTACGCCAGAGGAATAATGTATACTGACCAGTTCAATTAATTCCTTAATGGATACCAACATCTATCAAACACAAAGAACTACATCTGACATCAATTAATGTAAGTAATTGATTAGCTTAATTCCttggtgaaaaattaatgaaagatCTCTGTCACCATCCTCATCCCAAGGTGAGAGAATTTGGAGATTCTCCAATTAACATAGCAAAaagtttcattaaaataatatgttttcatcttatctaacttaaaaaacacatttactaaaagattttatttctaTGCGCGATAATTTAccttatcatattttaaaatattaatatttactaAATGTCGTGATTATAAAATATGACAAGATGAATTTTAATTATCTAGCTTAACTAGTCGACCGATTCATAATGATTACGATTCATAATGATTAGTGAGATTGGTTAACTGGTTctggaaataataataaaatctcaaaactgcTAAAATTAAAAGGCCTCAACGAAATTATTATCGAAAGATTTAACAATTTGTATAATAACACACGATCCGTATAACAACACAGTAGTTTTtataaggaaaacagccttaAAAAACTCcaataaatatttgagcgcaaTTTAAATGtcatatcaaaagttatggtctgttttaattgttatactAGTCCGGCGTTACCATCTCTTCTCTTGAGCTTTAAACATGTCTCATTGatccataaatatatttgttcgACCATTCACATAATCTATTTGATTATGACAAACCCACACTTAACTGCTCAGAATCatctaacattaaaaaacaaagaacaaatattatgtaaataataattttttaagattttaactAGAGTCTAGTTTTAAGCCTATAAGTtggtgaaatatatatatacattgactcataaaatataattgaaaaaaatcattaaaatattatttttgtgtgaGACAATCAACTAGTTTACATAACTAGATCCAACTAGTCAACCAATTGAGCTGGATGCTGGAGTTTTGTCTTAATGCATTTTAGAAGGATGATATTTACTTAAATGATACTATTATTAAGCGTGAAAGTTAACTTGTTAtgcttataaataataataatttaataaatatcacgCATTAAAAGTAcggtaaaataaaaatatattattttattaaatttttttaaatagtgttagcaaccaaattttttaagaaattatgctaattttaaattaaaaatacccgGATTTTACACATAAATTGAACTTTCAGGTACAAAACCATACGAATTGAAAAGACAGAAAGAAAAGACACTTCATGGAAAGAAATTAATGTTGTTGCATCTCTCCAGAGCAAAAgagatcatgttttttttttaaaaaaaaaattagcacaggaaaaaaacacttcttaacatttatttagaaaaataatataatgttttaaaacttatttaaaaaaataatatagtttaacaAATAACACATGTAAATTGCTAGTCATTGTCATCCGCgactctttttaaaaaataaattaaattcaaactcaattctaatacaataaaaaaacaattaaaatcaaactatattctTGTACAAACTCTACAGCTAAAAAAGATAAATGCTATGTTCTTATACAGACTATGCAATATAAAAGTAGATGTTTTATTCTTATACAAACTCTGCATGAAGTTTTCAATTtacccaatttgtttttttaaatttttctgattttaattataaataaatattttttcactaaaaagatagatgcataaaaatataacaCTTATTCTTGTTTATATAGGAATAGATAACTTATTGTATAAGAATatggtttgatttattttttaaattaattttttttaagagagtaCTCACATGGTATTCGCAATTATTAAGTTTTCATTAAGTTTTGAACCGTACGTGTTGTTGTTTCACGGTGCTACTCTGCACAGAAAAACACGAGATCATAGAAGAGAGAAGCAAGAGGGGTCGTAAGATTGCAGACAGAAAAACACGAGATCATAGAAGAGAGAAGCAAGAGGGGTCGTAAGATTGCAGACAGAAAAACACGAGATCATAGAAGAGAGAAGCAAGAGGGGTCGTAAGATTGCAGAgaaatcaatgaaaataaacaagCGGGTGCCCTATATTTTCTCTTACATGTTCCCTCGTTGCTTCCGATTCTTCTAGCTAGTAATTATCTACATCctataattttgttgttttcatttccaCACACATGTCCCTTCCTCCAATCTCCACATGGCACtgtgatcatatatatattgtctACTTCCTAGCTAGAAGAAACACTACAATGAAATGCAAATATATACGGTAAGTACACAGAAGCTTGGTTAGCTAGCTAAGAAACATTAAATGCAAATCCTTCATAGTGTGCTTAAGGATAGGCTTCTCAGACATGGTGGTAAAATATCACGATTCATCAGTACAAATAGAAGGGGGGGAAGCAATAAATTAGGCGTTGCAACTACTCTTCCTATGAAGAAGCTCATCTTACAGCTTTTCTACTTAAATATTCCAAAATGTCTAATATTAATAAGCATCTTAATTACAGCTCTTCTACTTAATTCCAATATGTCTGATAATTAGTAAGCTTTCATCAATGCAAgttaaaagaagataaaaacaaagaaaagatcattAATTAACAAGAGAGAGGGCAAGAGTAAAAGATCCCTCTTGGCAATCTCAACCCCACAACAACTTTCATTCCCAAAGCTCCCTGTCCAATGGGCAAAATCATaatataaacacataaaaacacCCACCTCCATAGCCAGCCAATGGGAGCTACGTTACTAAGATAGTAACATAACAAAAGAGAGTCATTTCTTTCGTTgtatttgcttttaatttgtACTTCTTGCTTTTTATCTTTAAGGCATAAAAAGCTCGTTGCCACACTTACATCTCCAAGCCTCTGGATAATACTCTAATGGCATACTCAAACCAGGTTGAATTGCCACGTGAACTGCTTTACATGGCGAGCACTTTCCACACTTGGATCTACATGAAGGTGGTGAAGAACCTGGTCCACCGAGTCGCTTCTGAGTCAGAACTCGCTGAAAAGCCCTTAGCCCGCCCCCCTTTCCCCTCTCCTCCCCTCCCTGCTGAAGTACTCCACTACCTGTATATCAAAGAAAAAGGGTGTACCCAATTCTACCAAGTTATCATTAAGTTTTCAAAGTCTAGAACTTGATTTTAGGGAGTGATACTTACCTAGTTGGGAGAGTGTGGTAGCTGGggcagataaaaataaaagaaaagtgaagaatGTGAGTGTTGATAAGAAGTGGTGACGGTGGCGTAGTAGGGTCATCGCCGAGGTGGAGGTGCTGCAACTTAGAAACCAAGTGTGGGTGTCGGTTTAGATGTTGTAGGTGTGGAGTCTTAATGCTAAGAAAGGGCTTCTGCTATTATTGCAGAGCATTTGCGTGTGGGAACGATTAGTCCAAGTCAAAGACATATACCGAAAAGATTAGAGAAAGTGAGAAACATGAGAGAGTTTTGTTTCATTGCTTGGCCAAGGGGTGGGAGTGGGTGTGATCTGTTAGTCTCTGAATGGTCGTGACATAGTATTAGAATCCATGTTACgttgttttatttacataaaatgCCACTTATTTGGGATACGGTAAATTCAAAATGTATGGCGACACtctgtattattttttactgcCCAGTGCCGAGTTTAGCCGAAAAATCACTTCTCAACTCAAGGGATACAGCTGGAGTGAGCTCCTTTTGTTGATAAACGTTAGTGTTATATGATTATATCAACTTCTCTATCGTCGGATGACCTAAATGAGGACGTTGTCCATGCTAAATTATGAGGGAAAGGCTGGACGAAAGAACTGCTTTAATGCACCAACCCATTTTAATGATAGATTTGAGAATTAATTCGGATCGaatttaggtgtttttaagaTTTCAAATCACACTTGTGCGCTGAGAAGTTGAAAATGGAAGGATTAAAATTTATTCAGTGTAAATGTACTTCCatattttcatggaaaattgagaaaaaagaaagaaggtcaTGGGTTCAAACTTAAATCTGGGTCTATTCGTAAAAGTGGAGTGCGAGAACTAAGCTTAATCCGGAAAATAAGTATAAAaggtaatattaaaatttcCATAAGAAGGGGATGTTCAGGTTGATGGCAACAGCACCCGTGTGGTTGCGTAAGTGTGTGAGTAGAGGGAGTGCTGTCTAGTACAGgacaaaaaacatgtttgaaagtGTTATTTTGATAGCTTTtacttataaattattaaaattatttttttatttttaaaaattatttttgatattagtatattaaaatgatttaaaaacattaaaaaaatattaattttttttaaaaaattattttcttttaaaaacacttttaaaatacaaaaaaacaaaatccaaatacTTCAGTCAAAGCTCAAGCCTCTCCCTACTCATTATTAAACCATCTCTCTCGCTCTCCTCTCCCCGCCTCAGAAAccctttattttatctttctcgAGAAGAAACTGGGAAGAGTATATTACAGTACAGATGGCTAATAAATATGGGATGGGGCCCAGGAAGCAGAGTGTGGGATCCCCACAAGACCCAAcaacatacaacaacggtgttctGTTTTGATGACATTATTGTCGGGGTAAAATTATTGAGAAGGTAAGGCGAGGCCagttttgaatcttttgattAAATGAATCCACCCCCATGAACTTTCTATAAGTGCGGGCCTAAACCTTGCAGCGGAGTTGTGGTATTTCCAGTGTCACTCTCAGCTCACTGATTAGTCATCAATGGCGAGGGGGGCTTCAGGTTCGGTAGCATTTAACGCTCAAGGTCAAGGCAGGTTCAGGACTTACAAATGACTGGCTAGAAGTCAGGTTTCTGGTTAGGGTCTCATCAAGCAAGCTTACAAGGTCAACATACCAAATAGTAACTTGGAAAAGCATGGAAGAAAATAGTAAAACCAGGGAACTGTTGCAAAACATGTGGgctctgttttttaattttattttaaatctacTTGTTCTAGTTGTGGAACGAAAAATAAgacattttaatatatagaatCTACAGGCTAAATCATAGGCCTGAAGGCAACTGGAAGTGGGCGCTCTTTAATGACCCTGTGAACGCTCTCGCGGATCATAGCTTGAGAACAGCTTGGTGATGAACAGTGGACCTACCACCTGGACAAGCATGGCAGCAAGCAACCATTAGCTTTTTAGACATTAGATTTGATACATCGGGTTTAGAAAATGGAAAGGGACACTTCATGCTCGGGTACTATTTAGTATCCATGCTACCATATAAGCAAAGGGATTCTGCAAATCCTTTTAGCCTGTTTATCTGTGTCTAGGTACAATTTTGGGCAAGAATTTGAAGGAATTTTGTAGCATGTGCTTCTCCTTTTCGTTTTGGGCTCATGGATGATCGAGAACCCACCATACAACTTTTTGAATTGCGGGCCTCGTATGAAGGCCATAATTTATTCGAGATCAACTCACCAGCTATCACTGCTTTCCCATATTCTAGAGTGGCAGAGCCCAATAAATTGCACTATGCACATCAACGTATTTTGGGGCATCGCAATAACCAATggtagttttatatatatataaatacgcTACGTGACAATAACAAGTTGGTTGAATGTATGGCTAGGATAGTTCATTGCTACTGGAAAACATGTCTCGGTTCCGATAACGTTATGTCAAGCTCGTGATTGATGGTAACCACATGCGCTCTGCCCTATGGCTTGTCTATAATACCAAATGAACTCTAAGTCTTTATGAATACAGTGTGTTTGAATTAAGGGTATTTTTTTCTTCGATGTTAGCCGTGCAtcgaaaaaaatgatatttgaactccagatttatttttttatatatattattttagagcaTCACTATATTTACATTGTGCAGGgaatataaacatatatttattgTACTATGAATCACACTATAAACAACACTGTAGTACCAGAAGACattatcttttatgttttttagttaaaaagtgCTTTGCAGCTAGACCCCATAGCATTCGGGTCTAGCAGGGTCTGGCTCAACAGCCACATCCAAGGATATTGGATCTGGCTCCTCAGCCAGACCCAAAACTCTTGGATCCGGCGCtctatactttttatatttattttacatttgaaaaaaattattattgatccgTTGTGGAGCGCGAGCCAATATACTAGTAAACTTCATAGAGTATGTCCATTTCACATTTTACTTTAGCAATAGACACAAAtagtggattgctatagtgaaatgattattttgtttgggtAACAAAAGCGAGAGTCTTGGTTGTGGgggtaatttggtatttttcaatgactcattagtcattaaaaaattattcatggtCTCTGagttttttctgattttttgcaCAATAAGATTATGCTTCTACACTCGGAGTCAACAAAATTTAGAGTCGTTGACCAAGGTTTTTTCCATCTCTTCACAAGCtttagaacaataaaaatatttctttacacTAGTAGTGCTGATGactaaggttttttattttttttccctgtcattcttttctttgtcttttagAGAACATACATgtctgtcattttttttttgttttttaatttcagtccttatatttttttattgtttatttttgtctttgaccctttatataaaagttttttttatgttatcattttagtccttaaaattataatttgtcatatattaatttttccaatttgcttcttattttttttatttctgatttttttccatgactcttttgttaaagtgtttttggttttcagtttcattattcaataaaagtttatgttgtttaatttttttaatttagcccttgttttttttatttcttttttcttttgttaaagtttattcttttcaatttaaccttctactttaaattttttttatgcgctttaagttattttttattatgattctcTCCCTCatcttttaattatactttttttgtgtgtgattaatattttttctaaatttcatccttcaacgtcTGATTTGTTAAGGATTggacttcatggttttttcatttgtcaTGCTTTCGATTTAATGACATAAGTCACGAGTTTTAAGTGTATGAATCCTTTttccctcattttcttttataattttatgattttacactagtttttaataataaaaaattggtttgttggttatcttcaatttcttttctattggtTTATTTCGATCTCATAACCTAGGCTATAAGTTTTGCAGGTTCTTTTTAGAtaga is a window encoding:
- the LOC7467505 gene encoding EPIDERMAL PATTERNING FACTOR-like protein 5; this encodes MTLLRHRHHFLSTLTFFTFLLFLSAPATTLSQLGSGVLQQGGEERGKGGGLRAFQRVLTQKRLGGPGSSPPSCRSKCGKCSPCKAVHVAIQPGLSMPLEYYPEAWRCKCGNELFMP